Within Paenibacillus sabinae T27, the genomic segment AGAACATGTGGGTGCGGATAGCAACGGGTCTGTGGCGATGGAGGAACAACCTGTAACGGTACCGGCCTTTCAAGGCGATGACAGCACAACCGGTGGAGTGGATCAAACAGACGCTGGTACACCAGTGGCAGATAAAACAGTTGAGGAAAGACTCCAAGCGCTTGAATTAGCGGTGTTCGGAACAAAGGAGGAGGCGGCGTAAGCTGCCTTTTCTACTAAGGTTGATATGAAAAAAGGAGACAAAGTACGGAATAAAGCAAATAAATATCGGACCGGAATTGTTGTCGAAACTGAAGTAAGGGTAAGTTTAAGACCTGCTGCTATAATTCTCATGATACAAGTGATTGAAAACGACAAGTATGGGAGATTGTGGGAGCCTGCGAGTAAGTGGGAAGTTATCGAGGAGGGAGAACATGGACAACAACCAAGTGACTGAGCTGCTGAAGAACTTCCGGTCGTATGAGTATGCGGCGATGATGTGCGGAGAACCTCCAGAAGTGGAAAGACAACCGATGATATACATGGAGCGAATGCGAAACCTAACAACATGGGACCAGCAGCGTTACAACCGGATAGTCAAACTCATACGAGGTGCAGTAGACTACGTGTTAAACGATGACCAACGAACGGTGATTATGCGCAAGTATCTGGACCGTAACACGTTAACACTGAAGGAAATCGCCGTACTGCTGCATAAAGACCGTACAACGGTAGGAAGATGGCATACAGAGGCGATTAATAGTCTAGCCAAAGCGTTGCATCCGATGGCGGAGGAAGAACGGGAAATAAACAACTTCGATCACATGTTTGACCGCAATTGGACATTCAAAGAACCCGCGTAAATGCCGCATTATTGCACACAAATGCATCACGGGAAATGATAAGATAATAGCATAAGAAACTCGGGCATGGGCGCCGGTAGCTAAATGCGCAGTCGCCGCCCACTCGGTTTCTTGGCTGCTTCATCCCTTGAATATCTACTCCTGAACTCAGCGCTGATTGCTACGGTCGGCGCTCCTTTTAGCAACAACCGCCATCGAAGCACCGGGAACGGGACGTATGAGATGATGGATTGCATACATGATGTGGTGATAGGTCGCTCAGCCAAATTAGCACATCGAGCAGAGAGAGTAACGGTTAACGCCGTTGCTCTTTTTGCATTAAAAAAGCAAAACTCATTTAGAGTTCTGCTCAATGTATGGCTGTATGGTTTCCGGCAGCCAAAGCGGTGTAGATTCGTTAATTGTGAAGTCTGGTGGAGGAAGGAGACCGCGATTATACGAGTCGCGAACGTTGGAGCGTTCACGACCCGTAGCGCGGGCTATATCGGCTTGAGTGATTAGGTTCATTAGTTATACACCCTGTCTAATTGATCGCAGATATCGTAAAATTGTTCAATGTTTTCAATTGGAGAACTAAGATTTGTTTCGGTATCATTAGTCCATTGATCAGGACCGCCTATAACGCCTGTATTAACGTAAGACATAACTTTGTGGCCGAAAGCCTTGGTACTAACATACTTGTATTTGATACCATTCAACATCATTTCCATTACTCATCGTCTCCTTTTGTTTAACTTCTTGATGTTGTAATCATAACATTGTTATTTGTATATGTCAACACATTGTTATGATTTTATTTCGGAGGTGGTGCATTGGATATCATTCGAGCGGTGGAACTATCCAAGCAATACGCCGCGTGCCCGGAATGCGGAAACATTTACGTAAACAATGGAGAGGGAACGATCCGGATTGATAAAGATTCGTTTTATCGTTCCTGCAAATGCGGATGGTCAGTTACCATAAATGATGAAAAAGAAACGTAAACGTTTATGATTACACTTACGAAGGTGGTTATGTGAACATGATTCTTCATCCAGATGGAAGAGTAGAAGGTACGCCGGAAGAGATTGTAGCTTACAAACGGATCATTAGTACGCAAAATGCTCCTAATGTTGTTTCTTCATCCGTCGATAACATGCCAAGATATGCGACTCAATCACCAACGAATGCGAAATAGTACAAGTTAAATGCTCGAATATACGTTTTTATATCCTACATTCATATATTTAAGTGCAAAGGTGGTGAGAATATGGCATTGACGGCCAAACAAGAATTGTTTTGCAAGGAATACATTGTTGACCTCAATGCCACTCAAGCGGCTATACGAGCAGGGTACAGTGAGCGCACAGCAGGAAGTGTGGGACATGAAAACCTTAAAAAACCTGAAATTGCTGATAAAATCGCTGAATTACAGCAGGAACGCGGCAAAAAGGTCGGTATAGACGCTCAGTGGGTGCTAGACAGGCTTGTAGAGTTAACGGATAGGTGTATGCAGGGTGAACCTGTAACGGACCGTGAAGGCAATCCTACAGGGGAGTGGAAGTTTGATTCTTCCGGGGCGAATAAGGCGCTCGAAAACATTGGTAAGCACCTTGGAATGTTTAAAGAAAAGGTGGAACACAGCGGAAACATGGGGGTGAGCATTATCAATGACATCCCTCGCAAGCAATAGCGTAAGACTCACGGATGTGATTGCTCCTTCGTTCTACGACATTCACTGGGACATCATTGACGGCAAGCATACGCACTACTGGTTATCCGGTGGACGTGGCAGCACCAAGTCTTCGTTTGTCAGCGTTGCAATCATCATGGACATTATGAGTGATCCTGAAGCAAATGCGGTTGTGCTGCGGAAAGTTAAGGACACGCTGAACGATTCCGTTAAGGAGCAGCTTATATGGGCGATAGAAGCGCTGGGAGTTTCACAATATTGGGATATGCCCGAAACCAAGCTGGTTCTTACCTACATCCCCACAGGGCAGGAGATCCGCTTCAGGGGCGCTGACAAGCCGAAGAAGATCAAGTCCATGAAGTTCGCCAAAGGATATTGCAAAATCATATGGTACGAGGAATTGGACGAGTTCACCAGCATGGAAGAAGTGCGGATGATCAACCAATCCTTGATGCGCGGTGGACCTAAGTTCACCGTTTTTTATTCGTATAACCCGCCAAAGTCCGCGAACAACTGGGTGAACACGGAAAAGAACTTCACCCGGGATGACCGGCTGACCTGTCACACGAACTATCTCACGGTACCGCAGGATTGGCTCGGGCAGCAGTTTATCATTGAGGCCGAACACCTGAAGGTGACAAAGCCGCTGGCGTATGAGCATGAATACCTGGGCAATGTGGTAGGTACAGGCGGGGAAGTCTTCGACAATGTGCAGACAAGACGCATCAGCGACGAAGAGATTGAAGAGTTTTACAACATCAAGCGTGGCCTTGACTTCGGTTATGCCATTGACCCGCTGGCTTACACCGTTTCCCACTACGATGCGAAGCACCGCATTTTGTACATTTATCATGAACTGTACAAGGTTAGGCTGTCGAACCGGGAAGCATACGAGCATATCCAGCATGAGAACAAGGATAACGGGTACATTTACGCGGATTCCGCTGAACCGAAGTCCATTAGTGAGCTGCTGCAATACGGATTACGCATTGGAGCGGTGAAGAAGGGGCCTGACAGCATCGAATACGGCATACGCTTCCTGCAATCGCTCAATTCCATCGTGATCGACGATACCCGGTGCCCGGAAACGGCGCGGGAGTTCCTCACCTACGAACTGGACAAGGACGCAAACGGAAACTTTAAGGCCGGCTACCCGGACAAGAACAACCACAGCATTGACTCTGTGCGCTATGCCATGAACGACGAAGCGATTGACTTCCGCGACAAGAAGAAGCAAGCAGCAGATTACGATAACAGCCCGGAAGCAAGAGTTCGGCGCAACATCGCCAAGCAGGGCAAGCCGAAGAAAGGAGTACACGCGGTATGATCTACGTTGTGATCGTGTTGGCGTCAATCATCGTCATACAAATTGTATATGCTGACCGTTTGGACGAACGGCGCAGAAAATATGCTGATGAATTGTGTGAAAGATGGATTGCAGAACGTGAAAAGTGGAACGAAGAACGTCAACAATTGCTTGACCGCATACAGGCTCCATCCTATGACCACCTGAAGCACCATGAAGTGAAGATCATCAAGGCGCAGAAGGAAGACAAAAAAGACGAAACGAGGTTAGAACCCGTATGAAGCTATTCAAACTCGAAATTGGAAACACCATCACCTATGCCGCGGCTGAATCCCAGGAGGACATGGAGCAGCGTAAAGCCGATGTGGACGCGCAATTCGCATTTCTGCCGGTGCAGATAGAGGAATTGACGCTGGAAGGATACGAAATCACCGTTACGCCGCTGGATGCCGAAGAAAAGCCGCGTAACAAAGGCGGAAGACCGCGCAAGGATGCATAACACCGCAGCTTAGAAAGGAGGTGACGGAGTGGACGAAAAGAAGATGACCGAATCCGATTGGGTAGGAAAGGTTGAGGAACTCAAGAAGCAGGGTGAAGATTGGGCCACGCGCAAACAGATTCTCATTAACCTGAACTACTACCTTGGAAACCAGTGGATCGGCTGGAATCAAGGAACCAAGAGCGTACAAGCCCTACCGTATGACGGACAGGAGCGCATCACACACAACGTATTGCAGCAGCGGGTACAGACGAAACTCGCCAAGCAGACGAAGAACCGTATCAAGTACGATGTAACGCCGGACACAGGAGACCAAACGCGCATTGAAGTAGCAAAGGCTGCAACGAAGTTTCTGCATTACTGGTGGGATACCGAGGAAATGGACCTAAAAACCCGTGATATCTTCCTTAACGGAGATGTGAAACAGTGGTGCGCCGCGAAAACATTCTTCGATCCTGAAGCGGGTAAGGACATTACCCCTACAGAGAACGACCCGGGATACAAGGAATGGGAAGCAGCCGGAAAGAAACCCATCAGCACCGGGGAAATCAAATGCCGCATCTGCGACCCACTCACGCTTTACATAGACCCATCCGCCACCACAGACGACGAAATCCGCTGGATCGTGGAAGAAAAGCCGCGGGACATTGATTACGTTAAGGATAAGTACGGAAAAGAAGTCACGCCGGACGATAACGTAGACTTTGCTCCATCCTTTGACATTACGGGCAGCGGTACGGGAATTGTAGAGGGCAAGCAGAAGAACAAGAACATGGTAATGGTGCGGGAACTATGGATGAAGCCATGCAAGAAGTATCCGAACGGGCTGAAGATCACCACCACACGACAGGACTTCCTTGACAAGGACGAAAACGCCGGGGATTTGCCGTACATCATATTTGGTGACATTCCGATCCCGGGAAGTGTCAAATACAAGTCGTTCATGGAGTCCATGCTGCCAATTCAGCGCGGCCTGAACATCAGTTTGACGATGTTTGCTACCAACATGAAGAAGATGGGTGCAACCAAATGGGCGGTTCCGCTTGGTTCCAACGTAGATGAAGAAGAACTCAACGACGAAATCAGCGGAATTATCCATTACAACGCGTCAACAGGCGGCAAGGTCGAACGTATCCCGGGAGCAGACATCCCGAACGGCTTTGACCGCATCATTGAGTATTACAACCGGCTCATTGACGATATGAGCGGGGCCAGAGAGGTCAGCCAAGGACGATTACCGGCTGGACTTGATACAGCATCCGGCCTGCAACTCATGGTTGAGCAAGAGAACGAGAAGATGGCCGTCACCTCACAGAACTATGAACGCGGTATGAAGAAGCTTTTAAAGCGTGTGCTGCGGCTGATGAAGAAGCATTATACGGAAGAACGGCTCGGGCGTATCTTGGGACCGGATAACGATATTGAACTCATCAGCTTCACAGGATCTGATTTGAGCGGTGAAGAGGACATCAACGTTGTCCAAGGGTCTAGCTTACCTGAACTCAAAAGCGCCCAGCAGGACCGCATCATGACGCTGTGGCAAGCCGGTGCAATCCTGAACAAGGACGGTACACCGGATGCCACCACGTTCTTGAAGATGATGGGTATCGGCGATTCCACGGAACTCTTCGAGCAGCAGAAGCTTGATGAAGACAAAGCGAAGATGGAAAACAAGCTGTTCGTACAGATGGCCGAAAGCCCGGAAGTGTTTGCGCTGGTTGATCAGTACCAGCAGGACCAAGCGCATTACGAAGGGATATTGCAGCAAGCCGCAGCAAACGGAATTGACCCTGCCGCCATTCCTGCACCTCCGCCGCTTCAAATACCCGGCGCTCCGATTGTGCGGGACTTCTACGACCACGACGTTCACGTGTACAATCACAACCTGTTCCGCAAATCGAGCGAATACGAGCAGCTTCCGCCTCAGATTCAGTTCATTGTCGATCAGCACGTTCAGGAGCATATGGACGCGATTCAGGCACCAATTATCGCCCAGCAGCAAGCGGAAGCCGAAGCCGCGGCGCAGCAGCAAGCAGAGCAAGGACAACAAGCGGAAGCGGATCGGCAGTTCCAACGTGAAAGCAAGCAGCAAGACCACACCATGAAGATGCAGCAGGAGGCCATGAAGGGCCAAATGGCCATGCAGCAAGCGCAGGTAAAAGCCGGGGCAGGAGTGTAAGTCTCTCTGCCCCTTTCTCATGCAGTTTAATTCGTTCGGGCGTTAATGATCTATGGTCGCCGCATAGAAAGGAGAACCACCATGAACACGAAATACCGCTACACACTGGATTTGCAACTGTTTTCCGAAGAAGACGGAGCAGTTGAAACGGGCGCAGAAGACGTTTCCGCCGCCGGGGAACAAACAGAAACACCAGTAGAAACACAAACCGAAGACTCTGTAAATGAAACGGGCGTAGAAGAAACGGCTGCCGCCGAGCCGCAGAAACAGAATAACTTCGAGAAAGCCTTTGCCAAACGTCTTGCCGCCGAGCGGGAGAAATGGCAGAAGGAAACCGCTGAGAAGTATGGGGATTACGACACGCATAAGGAACTTAGCCAATACTTCCAGCAAATCAACAATACCGATGCGATCACCTTGAAGGAACGCATCGAAATGGAACGGCTACAGGAACGCGCAGAAAAGGAGAATACCACTCCCGAAATGCTGAAGAGACTGGATGAACTTGAAGCCAAGGCCGCAAAAGCAGATGAACTTGAACAGCAACATCAGCAAGAACAGATTAACCGTATGTTTTGGTCCGCAGCCGAAAAGTTTGTCGATGGCAAAGGTATCAGCAAGGAAGACCTTAACCAGTACATGATCGACAATGAAATTTTCGTTGATATGACGAACCCGGAAGCGGCAGAAAAGAAATTCAATATGGCCTACAAAGCCATGAAAGCCGATGAACTGCAACAACAGCTTGTGACAGCGAAAGAAACCGCAGTAAAAGAGTACCTTCAAAGCAAATCCGCGCCGCGTGTAGAGGGCAGCGGAACGCCGGGAGTAGTACACGAAGACACCAGTAAAATGAGCTGGGATGAAATCACGAAACGAGCCGCAGCCAGGTTAGCTGCTGCAAATCAATCTACCTAAAGGGGAAATGAAACATGGCCGCATCTTTAACAACCATTGCCGATGCAATGAAAGTCGATTACCTTCCGAAAATTCGGGAGCAAGTGAATAACGGTTCGAACTATTTTGTAATGAAACTGATGCAGAGAGCACAAACCATTGGCGGCGGGGGTAAAAACTTCTCCATCACGCACCACTATGGCCGTAACTCCGGCGTAGGTGCGGGTACAGAAACCGGTACGCTTCCGACAGCGGGAAACCAATCCTACAAAACATCGACCGGTAACGTCGGATACGTACACGGTCGGCTGCAAGTATCGAACGCGGCGATTCAGGCCACGAAGAAAGATTCCGTTACCTATCTGAAGGAAATGGAAGCCGAGGTCAAAGGTCTGGTTACGGACGTGAGGAACTACGTACAGCGCACTTCGATGGGTGACGGAACGGGTAAACTCGCGACATTTGCCGTAAATACTTCTGTAACCACGCTGACCGTGGACAATGTGAAGGCGTTCTTTATTAACCAGAT encodes:
- a CDS encoding sigma-70 family RNA polymerase sigma factor; protein product: MDNNQVTELLKNFRSYEYAAMMCGEPPEVERQPMIYMERMRNLTTWDQQRYNRIVKLIRGAVDYVLNDDQRTVIMRKYLDRNTLTLKEIAVLLHKDRTTVGRWHTEAINSLAKALHPMAEEEREINNFDHMFDRNWTFKEPA
- a CDS encoding DUF3797 domain-containing protein, which produces MDIIRAVELSKQYAACPECGNIYVNNGEGTIRIDKDSFYRSCKCGWSVTINDEKET
- a CDS encoding terminase small subunit; the protein is MALTAKQELFCKEYIVDLNATQAAIRAGYSERTAGSVGHENLKKPEIADKIAELQQERGKKVGIDAQWVLDRLVELTDRCMQGEPVTDREGNPTGEWKFDSSGANKALENIGKHLGMFKEKVEHSGNMGVSIINDIPRKQ
- a CDS encoding PBSX family phage terminase large subunit; translation: MTSLASNSVRLTDVIAPSFYDIHWDIIDGKHTHYWLSGGRGSTKSSFVSVAIIMDIMSDPEANAVVLRKVKDTLNDSVKEQLIWAIEALGVSQYWDMPETKLVLTYIPTGQEIRFRGADKPKKIKSMKFAKGYCKIIWYEELDEFTSMEEVRMINQSLMRGGPKFTVFYSYNPPKSANNWVNTEKNFTRDDRLTCHTNYLTVPQDWLGQQFIIEAEHLKVTKPLAYEHEYLGNVVGTGGEVFDNVQTRRISDEEIEEFYNIKRGLDFGYAIDPLAYTVSHYDAKHRILYIYHELYKVRLSNREAYEHIQHENKDNGYIYADSAEPKSISELLQYGLRIGAVKKGPDSIEYGIRFLQSLNSIVIDDTRCPETAREFLTYELDKDANGNFKAGYPDKNNHSIDSVRYAMNDEAIDFRDKKKQAADYDNSPEARVRRNIAKQGKPKKGVHAV
- a CDS encoding portal protein, whose protein sequence is MDEKKMTESDWVGKVEELKKQGEDWATRKQILINLNYYLGNQWIGWNQGTKSVQALPYDGQERITHNVLQQRVQTKLAKQTKNRIKYDVTPDTGDQTRIEVAKAATKFLHYWWDTEEMDLKTRDIFLNGDVKQWCAAKTFFDPEAGKDITPTENDPGYKEWEAAGKKPISTGEIKCRICDPLTLYIDPSATTDDEIRWIVEEKPRDIDYVKDKYGKEVTPDDNVDFAPSFDITGSGTGIVEGKQKNKNMVMVRELWMKPCKKYPNGLKITTTRQDFLDKDENAGDLPYIIFGDIPIPGSVKYKSFMESMLPIQRGLNISLTMFATNMKKMGATKWAVPLGSNVDEEELNDEISGIIHYNASTGGKVERIPGADIPNGFDRIIEYYNRLIDDMSGAREVSQGRLPAGLDTASGLQLMVEQENEKMAVTSQNYERGMKKLLKRVLRLMKKHYTEERLGRILGPDNDIELISFTGSDLSGEEDINVVQGSSLPELKSAQQDRIMTLWQAGAILNKDGTPDATTFLKMMGIGDSTELFEQQKLDEDKAKMENKLFVQMAESPEVFALVDQYQQDQAHYEGILQQAAANGIDPAAIPAPPPLQIPGAPIVRDFYDHDVHVYNHNLFRKSSEYEQLPPQIQFIVDQHVQEHMDAIQAPIIAQQQAEAEAAAQQQAEQGQQAEADRQFQRESKQQDHTMKMQQEAMKGQMAMQQAQVKAGAGV